The nucleotide sequence GCGAACATAAGTCCGCGGCCCATCGCGCCGTACAGCCGTTCGGGCAGGTACCCGTGTACGAAGAGGACGGGCTCACGCTATTCGAGAGCGGCGCGATAGTCCTGCACCTAGGTCAGCGGTGTCCCGTTCTGCTTCCCACCGATCCGGCACGGCGCGCGCGCACCATCACCTGGATTTTCGCGGCCATGAGCTCGGTAGAGCCGCACCTGCAGAACTTAACCACCATCGATCTGTTTTTCGCCAACGAGGACTGGGCCAAGGTGCGGCGGCCCGACGTCGAGAAGATGGCTCAGTCGCGCCTCGATGGTCTCGCCTCGGCGCTCGAAGGCCGGGAGTACCTCGAGCACGAGTTCAC is from Gemmatimonadaceae bacterium and encodes:
- a CDS encoding glutathione S-transferase family protein: MTNIRLTAFKWVPSVVQGLVRDLPVRWALEETGLDYEENLLAVGEHKSAAHRAVQPFGQVPVYEEDGLTLFESGAIVLHLGQRCPVLLPTDPARRARTITWIFAAMSSVEPHLQNLTTIDLFFANEDWAKVRRPDVEKMAQSRLDGLASALEGREYLEHEFTGADLLMTTVLRFLRHTDLVRKMPVLAAYQARCEARPAFQRALAAQLAPFSKYAPAA